The Diorhabda sublineata isolate icDioSubl1.1 chromosome 6, icDioSubl1.1, whole genome shotgun sequence genome includes a window with the following:
- the LOC130445849 gene encoding uncharacterized protein LOC130445849: MNIQFHVVPVITGNIPFAYFNPSTLKIPEHVQLSDPSFGCPQEVDLLLGANIFWDLLLNEKIKLGNNMLVNTVFEWIVTGALPIDNNKTIMCNHSSHIPEDDQLKKFWEIEEIKGSNQFLSQDDIVCESLFNENTFRIENGQFVVKFPLKQSPELLGRSKPEAIRRFKTLEKRFADVQFKQLYTDFIQEYETLGHMTKLTIEPDGIKYFLPHHGILKEMSTTTRLRVVFDGSCKTSTGWSLNDLQYIDPKVQKDIINILLRFRTYKFVVSVDISKMYRQILID; encoded by the coding sequence ATGAATATACAATTTCATGTCGTCCCTGTAATAACTGGTAATATTCCATTTGCTTATTTTAATCCTAGTACATTAAAGATACCGGAGCATGTTCAATTATCTGATCCCAGTTTTGGATGTCCACAAGAAGTCGATTTATTGTTGGGCGCCAATATATTTTGGGATTTgttattaaacgaaaaaataaaattgggaaATAATATGTTAGTTAACACTGTATTTGAATGGATAGTAACAGGTGCGCTtccaattgataataataaaacaatcatGTGTAACCATTCAAGTCATATTCCTGAAGATGACCAGTTAAAGAAATTCtgggaaattgaagaaataaaaggtagtaatcaatttttatctcaaGACGATATTGTGTGTGAGTCTTTATTTAACGAAAATACTTTCCGCATAGAAAACGGTCAGTTTGTAGTAAAATTCCCGTTAAAACAATCCCCAGAACTATTGGGCAGGTCTAAACCCGAAGCAATTAGAAGATTTAAGACATTAGAAAAACGGTTCGCGGATgttcaatttaaacaattatacACCGATTTTATTCAAGAATATGAAACTTTAGGTCATATGACTAAATTAACTATTGAACCCGAtggaattaaatactttttaccACATCATggtattttaaaagaaatgagtACGACAACTCGTTTACGCGTAGTTTTTGATGGAAGCTGTAAGACGTCTACAGGGTGGTCGCTTAACGATCTACAATATATCGACCCTAAAGTTCAGAAGGACATTATAAACATTCTTTTACGATTCAGAACATATAAATTCGTGGTTTCCGTTGACATATCAAAAATGTATCGTCAAATTCTCATAGATTGA
- the LOC130445917 gene encoding ribonuclease kappa-B-like, whose translation MPCCGPKLSLCGIILSTWGVIQLGLMGVFYITGSVALAEDIPAVEFSGNLTEFYNEVDNGFKQNAYNCWIAALLYLILLIISAQQFWANSRSSLNV comes from the exons ATGCCTTGCTGTGGCCCAAAATTATCCCTTTGCGGAATTATTTTAAGTACATGGGGTGTTATCCAGCTG ggGTTGATGGGCGTTTTCTATATAACAGGGTCTGTGGCTTTAGCAGAAGATATTCCAGCAGTCGAATTTAGCGGTAATTTAACAGAGTTTTACAATGAAGTCGATAATGGTTTTAAACAA AACGCTTATAATTGCTGGATAGCTGCCTTACTATACTTAATCCTCCTAATCATCTCAGCCCAACAGTTCTGGGCTAACAGCAGATCTTCACTAAATGTCTGA
- the LOC130445916 gene encoding ribonuclease P protein subunit p20, which yields MAENRSDNQSNRINKKRPTNSLEKHIRLPRQPRKPEKGDNILYVSTKTNIKAQLSRCNKLIHNNESEIIIYCMGAAIQRGILLALQLCEEHTTYKISTNTITTELLDDLEPSVDEADYEIQKRFNSALRIRIFNCHPINSTSS from the exons atGGCTGAAAATAGATCCGATAATCAATCAAaccgtataaataaaaaacggcCTACAAATTCACTAGAAAAACACATACGTTTACCTAGACAACCAAGAAAACCTGAAAAAGGTGATAATATATTGTATGTATCtaccaaaacaaatattaag gcACAATTAAGTAGATGTAACAAATTAATACATAATAATGAgtctgaaattattatttactgtATGGGAGCCGCAATCCAAAGAGGAATTTTGTTAGCATTACAATTATGTGAAGAACATACAACTTACAAAATATCTACCAATACCATCACCACAGAACTACTAg atgatTTGGAGCCATCAGTAGATGAGGCAGATtatgaaatacaaaaaagatttaATTCAGCTTTAAGAATAAGAATATTTAATTGTCATCCTATTAACTCTACATCATCCTGA
- the LOC130445850 gene encoding uncharacterized protein LOC130445850, with translation MPKMLMSSAIWWKGPQFLLLQSSDWPITNFSISKHDLPELRKSKTILVISQHTKICDLFTKFSCLQRLKRVTAYCMRFINNARKSDTKVIGPLSVEELENTNTILIKLSQMESFSEELELLRKNKQLDAKHKFASLALFIDEKGIIRIGGRLKNTYLPFNIKHPILLSSKHNFTKLIFNHKHSQLLHPGPQLLLSSVRQFYWPVGGSILAKQTVRNCVNCFKFNPIPFSCPMSNLPNERIRPTLPFEVTGVDYAGPFYILNKPGKGAKLNKCYLAIFVCFCTKAIHCEIVTDLTSNNFLACLKRFVSRRGVPKIIYSDNGTTFHGTNNLLKDLSKFLFNNQASIVNSTSQYNIQWKFIPPYTPNHGGLWEAAVKSCKFHLKRALINNNVTYEEMCTLVIQIEGILNSRPLFAQSNDPNDLSPITPSHFLIGRVLTSIPNIDYTNTNKYRLTRLEHIQKLYQQFWRRLSRH, from the coding sequence ATGCCTAAAATGCTGATGTCAAGTGCAATTTGGTGGAAAGGacctcaatttttattgttacaatcaTCAGATTGGCcaattactaatttttcaatttctaaacaCGATCTCCCAGAACTAAGAAAATCTAAAACTATTTTGGTCATATCacaacatacaaaaatttgtgatttatttacaaaattctctTGTTTACAACGATTAAAAAGAGTCACAGCATATTGTATGCGTTTTATCAATAATGCACGAAAATCTGATACCAAAGTTATTGGCCCATTATCAGTTGAAGAATTGGAAAACACCAatactattttaattaaattatctcaAATGGAATCATTTTCCGAGGAGCTAGAATTACTTCGTAAAAACAAGCAATTAGATGCTAAACATAAATTTGCCTCATTAGCGCTCTTTATTGATGAGAAAGGAATCATCAGAATTGGGGGacgattaaaaaatacttacttacCATTTAACATCAAACATCCAATCTTACTCTCAAGTAAACACAATTTTACCAAgctaatttttaatcataaacatAGTCAATTGTTACACCCAGGACCACAACTACTATTAAGTTCGGTTCGACAATTCTACTGGCCTGTTGGTGGTTCTATATTAGCCAAACAAACAGTGAGAAATTGCGTGAATTGTTTCAAGTTCAATCCTATTCCATTTTCCTGTCCAATGTCAAACCTACCGAATGAAAGAATTAGGCCTACGCTTCCATTTGAAGTGACCGGAGTTGATTATGCCGGCCCAttctatattttgaacaaaccAGGTAAAGGAGCTAAacttaataaatgttatttggctattttcgtttgtttttgcACTAAGGCAATACATTGTGAAATAGTAACTGATTTAACTTCCAACAATTTCTTAGCATGCTTAAAACGCTTTGTATCTAGACGAGGTGTtcccaaaataatatattccgaTAACGGAACTACATTTCACGGCACTAACAACTTATTGAAAGATcttagtaaatttttatttaacaatcagGCCTCTATTGTCAATTCTACCAgtcaatataatatacaatggaagtttattcctCCGTACACCCCAAATCATGGAGGATTGTGGGAAGCAGCCGTTAAAAGTtgcaaatttcatttgaagcgagctcttattaataataatgtgaCTTACGAAGAAATGTGCACCTTAGTGATACAAATCGAAGGTATATTAAACTCTCGACCATTGTTTGCGCAATCAAATGACCCTAATGACTTGTCACCCATTACACCATCCCATTTCTTAATAGGTCGAGTTCTGACCTCCATTCCCAACATTGACTATACTAATACCAACAAGTATCGTTTGACTCGATTAGAACACATCCAGAAACTCTACCAACAATTTTGGCGAAGACTTTCAAGACATTAA